Proteins encoded within one genomic window of Mya arenaria isolate MELC-2E11 chromosome 13, ASM2691426v1:
- the LOC128213221 gene encoding uncharacterized protein LOC128213221: MKQLYLQAGCDPFRERVTGLNSSTSNSLLSYIIRGCSLINDTSFPVYVDIVESERNKTSQETDSGAVLYIVAVLVFYSAGIIVMIIKYLRREQRELEEERILEDFFRSMPAYKKEREQNNVNRVAIHAFHALTSFSYDEDENDVYSSDGEEELPPCAETIEEEEGEHHESREFSQFSMSLNKSLEEHDLAYSRGSDAQLTDLVETTNSSSELSGTNLEKETHL, encoded by the coding sequence ATGAAACAGTTGTATCTTCAAGCAGGTTGTGATCCCTTCAGGGAGCGGGTTACGGGTCTAAACAGCTCAACTTCAAACTCCCTTCTCTCCTACATCATCCGAGGATGTTCACTCATCAACGATACGTCATTTCCGGTGTATGTTGACATTGTTGAGAGTGAACGCAACAAAACCAGCCAAGAAACAGACTCCGGCGCAGTGTTATATATTGTTGCTGTTTTGGTGTTTTATTCTGCCGGAATAATTGTGAtgattattaagtatttaagaCGTGAGCAGAGAGAATTGGAGGAGGAACGTATCTTAGAAGACTTCTTTCGAAGTATGCCAGCATATAAAAAAGAACGTGAGCAAAACAATGTTAATCGCGTGGCAATACACGCATTTCATGCGCTGACGTCATTTTCTTATGACGAAGATGAAAATGACGTGTACAGCTCAGACGGGGAGGAAGAGTTGCCACCGTGTGCGGAAACAATTGAAGAGGAGGAGGGTGAACATCACGAATCTCGTGAATTCTCACAGTTTTCAATGTCGTTAAATAAATCCCTCGAGGAGCATGATCTTGCCTACTCACGAGGCTCAGACGCCCAGTTGACAGATTTAGTAGAAACGACAAACAGTTCGTCGGAACTATCTGGGACTAATTTGGAGAAAGAGACACATCTTTGA